One Mailhella massiliensis DNA segment encodes these proteins:
- a CDS encoding pyridoxal-phosphate-dependent aminotransferase family protein, which translates to MNSFKPYAAMPFYPGPVSIHPRVAQALSRDYAPPRMGTEYLELYKSVRTRLQAVLGTKEDVLMGTGEGMLVLWGALKSLLREGDTVLSVGTGVFGDGFADMAKALGCKAVLVSEPYDCTIGASTLERVKDAIREHHPVLMTAVHCETPSGTLNPLEELGALKKDMGVPFLVVDAVASAGGAPVHADAWNADCVLGGSQKCLSCPPDMSFMSVSAAAWERVREVNYTGYDAVKPFDNAIEDAMRFPYTPNWWGIAALDASLSALEEEGLENVFARHEAVARACREGVQQLGLKLWPAEGAVSSPTVTAVRMPEGYAWTAWRAALAERGLHVGGSLGPLAGKVFRMGHMGTQADMEAMQNALAVMKDVLSR; encoded by the coding sequence ATGAACAGCTTCAAGCCCTATGCGGCCATGCCCTTCTATCCCGGCCCCGTTTCCATCCATCCCCGTGTCGCCCAGGCTCTTTCCCGCGATTATGCTCCCCCGCGCATGGGCACGGAATATCTCGAACTCTACAAGTCGGTACGTACCCGCCTGCAGGCCGTGCTCGGCACGAAGGAAGACGTGCTCATGGGCACGGGTGAAGGTATGCTCGTGCTCTGGGGAGCGCTGAAGAGTCTGCTCAGGGAAGGCGACACCGTGCTTTCCGTGGGTACGGGCGTTTTCGGTGACGGCTTTGCCGACATGGCCAAGGCCCTGGGCTGCAAGGCTGTGCTTGTTTCGGAACCGTACGATTGCACCATCGGCGCTTCCACGCTGGAAAGAGTGAAGGACGCCATACGCGAACATCACCCCGTGCTCATGACGGCGGTGCACTGCGAAACGCCTTCCGGCACGCTGAACCCGCTGGAGGAACTCGGCGCGCTGAAAAAGGACATGGGGGTTCCCTTCCTTGTGGTGGATGCCGTGGCCAGCGCCGGCGGCGCGCCCGTACATGCCGACGCCTGGAATGCCGACTGCGTGCTCGGCGGTTCGCAGAAATGCCTCTCCTGCCCGCCGGACATGAGCTTCATGAGCGTGAGCGCCGCCGCCTGGGAACGTGTGCGCGAGGTGAACTACACCGGTTACGATGCCGTGAAGCCCTTCGACAACGCCATTGAAGACGCCATGCGCTTCCCCTACACGCCCAACTGGTGGGGCATTGCCGCGCTGGACGCCTCTCTCTCCGCTCTGGAGGAAGAAGGGCTGGAAAACGTGTTCGCCCGCCACGAAGCCGTGGCCCGCGCCTGCCGCGAAGGCGTGCAGCAGCTCGGCCTGAAGCTGTGGCCTGCCGAGGGAGCGGTTTCCTCCCCCACGGTGACGGCCGTCCGCATGCCCGAAGGGTACGCATGGACGGCGTGGCGCGCCGCCCTTGCCGAACGCGGCCTCCATGTGGGCGGCAGCCTCGGCCCTCTGGCGGGCAAGGTGTTCCGCATGGGGCACATGGGCACGCAGGCGGACATGGAAGCCATGCAGAACGCCCTTGCCGTGATGAAGGACGTGCTCTCCCGCTAG